The Deltaproteobacteria bacterium genome contains the following window.
CGGCCTCGATTGGAAAAATGTTCGGGTTCATGAAAAGGGTGGTGTCCATGGCTCTTAAAGGAAACATTGAGACCTTTTACCTCTCGAGCATCTTCCAACTGCTGTGCGGAGACAAGAAGACCGGCGTCCTGACCATACATGATCAGGGCAAAACAGTGAAGGTGTACTTCAAGAACGGCACCATTGTGCATGCCACGGGAACGCAGAAGGAAGTCCGCCTTGGCTACCTGTTGCGCACCAAGGGCATCATTTCAGCTAGAGAACTCCAGCAGGCTCTGGCAGTAGCCAAACGAAGGAAGGAGCGACTTGGCAAAATCCTGGTGGAGAAGGGGTTTATTTCCTCTGAGACTCTGAAGAGATTTATTCACCAGCAGGTACGTGAAGTTCTCTATGACCTTTTTTTATGGAAGCGTGGCGATTTTGAATACCAGGACCAGGAAATATCCCTTGATCCTGAGTACACTACTGAATTCAATCACATGGAAATCATTCTGGAAGGGAGCCGCCGCATTGATGAATGGGCACTGCTCACCAAACAGATCCCTCATCCTCACATTGTCTTTCGCCTCAGCAAGAATATCGAGCAGAAAAAGGGTGCCATAGAACTGAACGCTAATGAGTGGCGCATCCTGTCCCTGGTAGACGGCAAACGATCAGTGACAAAGATTATTGCTGACAGCGGCCATGAGGAGTATGCTGCCTACCGGATTCTCAACTCGCTTATCAGCTCCGGTCTCATCGAGAAGGTGGGAGGCGGCATGACGCCGTCCATCGGAGGTGGCAATGGTCAGGTCTCGGCGATAGTGCAGGTCTATCTGGAGATTTTTGCCAGCATGCGTAAATTCCTGGAGAAAGCAAAAGGCGATGGGGCTGTTGCTATCCTGGAGCAGGCAAA
Protein-coding sequences here:
- a CDS encoding DUF4388 domain-containing protein yields the protein MALKGNIETFYLSSIFQLLCGDKKTGVLTIHDQGKTVKVYFKNGTIVHATGTQKEVRLGYLLRTKGIISARELQQALAVAKRRKERLGKILVEKGFISSETLKRFIHQQVREVLYDLFLWKRGDFEYQDQEISLDPEYTTEFNHMEIILEGSRRIDEWALLTKQIPHPHIVFRLSKNIEQKKGAIELNANEWRILSLVDGKRSVTKIIADSGHEEYAAYRILNSLISSGLIEKVGGGMTPSIGGGNGQVSAIVQVYLEIFASMRKFLEKAKGDGAVAILEQAKKDLPAHEKRMLDGFYFDKDVQSNVQRLLHPEGSEPPPGKETLIACFNSLVYAAFCKQKEILDSRLLTAVLEDFVKMINKWQEQPGKSELQYTVLASVAHTAERFQKEVSTGAGKQKGGGL